DNA from Oncorhynchus masou masou isolate Uvic2021 unplaced genomic scaffold, UVic_Omas_1.1 unplaced_scaffold_10548, whole genome shotgun sequence:
TTTGGTCCATTATTTATCTTAGGTTGACAGTAACAAGAAGACACAATCTCAGGAAACCCACTAAACcggtacatactgtacattatatTACTTTTACAGTGTCTCCAATTAAttgaaaatgaataaataaataaaaacactgcCATTTTTTTAATACCAAAAGGATATTTTGAACTTCAAAATAACCTCTGCAAAAACAACAATTGTGTTTTTGCCAACTAATGATGTCCTTTGAAGCAGGAAGCGTGCCCCAACACGTATCTGGAAATCCAGACCTACACACAGAACATCATTATCACTAATCCACACAGTGTGTGACATGACAGAGGTCAGAGGTTGACCTGAGGGCAGCGGTGGGGTGATGATTAATAAGATACCTGGTCAATTGGTTCCAATTTGCTTGGTTGAATCCGTGTTCCTCTTCTTCAGCCATGTTACCATGGTGACCAGGATGACACCACATTGACCCTGACATTGACCCCTGGGGTCCCAGCAGACACTATATGGGTGACAGGGACAACTAAAGTAAACTAAAGCAAATACACAAATTACATTACCGCACTAAATGCATGACCAAAGCTACGGAACAACCAACCACTCCTTATTACCTGTGACCTTCTGCAGATGAGGGGTGATGCTTGGCCTTGACAGGGGCATGTTTGTAAAGGAGTTCTGAATCTCAACCGCTGGTTGACAGGGTCATGGTTGACAGGGTCATGGTTGACAGGGACATGGTTGACAGGGACATGGTTGACAGGGACATGGTTGACAGGATCATGTTTGACAGGGACATGGTTGACAGGGACATGGTTGACAGGGTCATGGTTGACAGGGACATGGTTGACAGGGACATGGTTGACTGGGCAATGGTTGACAGGGTCATGGTTGACAGGGACATGGTTGACAGGGACATGGTTGACAGAGACATGGCTGTCAGGGTCATGGTTGACAGGGTCATGGTTGACAGGGTCATGGTTGACAGAGACATGGCTGTCAGGGTCATGGTTGACAGGGTCATGGTTGACAGGGTCATGGTTGTCAGGGTCATGATTGTCAGGGTCATGGTTGACAGGGACATGGTTGACAGGGTCATGGTTGACAGGGTCATGGTTGACAGGGTCATGGTTGACAGGGACATGGTTGACA
Protein-coding regions in this window:
- the LOC135528917 gene encoding histidine-rich glycoprotein-like, giving the protein MYQCSYYHVPVNHDPVNHDPVNHDPVNHVPVNHDPVNHDPVNHDPDNHDPDSHDPVNHDPANHVPVNHVPVNHVPVNHDPVNHVPVNHVPVNHVPVNHVPVNHDPVNHDPVNHDPVNHVPVNHDPDNHDPDNHDPVNHDPVNHDPDSHVSVNHDPVNHDPVNHDPDSHVSVNHVPVNHVPVNHDPVNHCPVNHVPVNHVPVNHDPVNHVPVNHVPVKHDPVNHVPVNHVPVNHVPVNHDPVNHDPVNQRLRFRTPLQTCPCQGQASPLICRRSQ